One window of the Leishmania panamensis strain MHOM/PA/94/PSC-1 chromosome 16 sequence genome contains the following:
- a CDS encoding hypothetical protein (TriTrypDB/GeneDB-style sysID: LpmP.16.0160), whose protein sequence is MPLKRTEEVCGKPNQYNLKTLEYDWKELPDTHFQVPPPQPRLRNYSALAGYGAAKSRVNPITHQALPSFGTGPNGVGTLSPTPLPSPSRPAQEEVRRRQEPPVRNCNRDHVAELLGSGDGVGDGQTPSSELRRRARPPPLDAQELPQVPNGEHPPSASYQQLLPYSSGGAYGGGGVPQGNAAAAPPELHGANAFNVAWSHEDIRRAVQTNNLEAQRSYLR, encoded by the coding sequence ATGCCGCTAAAGAGAACAGAGGAGGTGTGCGGGAAGCCGAATCAGTACAACCTGAAGACACTCGAGTATGACTGGAAAGAGCTGCCTGACACCCACTTTcaggtgccgccgccacagcctcGTCTGAGAAACTACTCTGCCCTCGCTGGCTATGGCGCGGCCAAGAGCAGAGTAAACCCCATAACGCACCAGGCGTTGCCATCCTTTGGCACCGGACCCAACGGTGTTGGCACTCTTTCACCAACACCGCTTCCATCTCCGTCAAGACCAGCTCAAGAAGAGGTGAGACGACGACAAGAGCCTCCGGTTCGGAACTGCAACCGAGATcacgtggcggagctgctcggtAGTGGAGATGGCGTCGGGGATGGACAGACGCCTTCGAGCGAGTTGCGGCGCAGAGCGCGTCCCCCGCCACTAGACGCACAGGAATTGCCGCAAGTCCCAAATGGCGAGCACCCACCAAGCGCTTCGTATCAGCAACTCTTGCCATACTCTTCTGGGGGTGCGtatggtggaggcggcgtaCCACAAggcaacgctgctgcagcacccccaGAGCTGCACGGCGCCAATGCGTTTAACGTCGCGTGGTCGCACGAGGACATCAGACGTGCCGTGCAGACCAACAACTTAGAGGCCCAGCGCTCCTACCTGCGATAA